The following are encoded together in the Capsulimonas corticalis genome:
- a CDS encoding DUF6785 family protein, with protein sequence MPSELKREGAIPVRWLYPISVALPLIVLNCGWIANSEMKTGVTEVTISSLFMGVTFILFVVTLLNLLVRKFAGAGAAMNQPEMMVLYTMLSISSVVAGMGHYGFFPPFLGNLFYYDRPSNGWHSFWHLLPWFVGPRDPDILKGFYEGHSNFFQPRILAAWTPPLLVWSVFFLILLWTTMCMGAIVRRRWTEDEHLPFPIIALPLEMTREGAPLYHNKLLWVGFAIPFLLHSLNSLASIFPTLPSLPINTVKEFATNLQYPFTGVGSISYALHPVGIGMGYLVSTDVSFSMWFFYLLRKAADVWGVTENWRDASAGWFADSNGQFPYINSQGWGSWLALGAATLWVGRGYFKAYFGRALRGDREGVDQGEPMSARMAVLGLIVGFLMLCAFVWSQGGSWWLPVLFLTLYILLMTALSRIRAEVAVLCSELVWVNPQSMITTVLGAGNLSKVDLAHTSMLSWFNTDYRAAPMPHELEGFVGLKRSGGALRPLVPVILLAAAVAMVSALVWDMQMYYVNGAATGSVNAFHVSKGSEPWNNLQGWLQNPKPPDTAAMGGMAFGIATTLLLSLLRARFVGFPLHPAAYAFNMTFANDFFWCDMFIAWLVKVCLLRYGGMKMYQTLLPLFLGLILGDFVTGSVWSIIGTVLHLNLFRTFAT encoded by the coding sequence TTGCCGTCTGAACTGAAGCGCGAAGGCGCCATTCCCGTCCGCTGGCTTTATCCCATTTCTGTTGCGCTGCCATTGATCGTGCTGAACTGCGGCTGGATCGCAAACTCCGAAATGAAGACGGGTGTGACGGAGGTGACGATCTCATCGCTATTCATGGGCGTCACCTTTATTCTCTTTGTCGTCACACTTCTCAACCTGCTGGTGCGTAAGTTTGCGGGCGCGGGGGCGGCCATGAACCAGCCGGAGATGATGGTGCTTTACACCATGCTCTCAATCTCCAGCGTCGTGGCGGGGATGGGGCACTACGGGTTCTTTCCGCCGTTTCTGGGAAATCTCTTTTACTACGATCGTCCCTCCAACGGCTGGCACAGCTTTTGGCATTTGCTTCCCTGGTTTGTCGGGCCGCGCGATCCGGATATCCTGAAGGGCTTCTACGAAGGACACTCCAATTTCTTCCAGCCGCGAATCCTCGCCGCCTGGACGCCGCCGCTGCTCGTCTGGAGCGTGTTCTTTTTGATCTTGCTCTGGACGACGATGTGCATGGGCGCCATTGTCCGACGCCGCTGGACCGAAGACGAGCATCTGCCGTTCCCTATCATTGCGCTGCCTTTGGAAATGACGCGCGAAGGCGCTCCCTTGTACCATAACAAGCTGCTCTGGGTCGGCTTCGCCATTCCCTTTCTGCTGCACTCGCTGAACTCACTCGCCAGTATTTTCCCGACGCTGCCGTCGCTGCCGATCAATACCGTCAAAGAGTTCGCGACGAACTTGCAATACCCTTTTACCGGCGTGGGATCGATCTCTTATGCGCTGCACCCAGTAGGAATCGGCATGGGGTATCTGGTCTCCACGGATGTCTCGTTCTCGATGTGGTTCTTCTATCTGCTGCGCAAGGCGGCCGATGTCTGGGGAGTGACGGAGAACTGGCGGGACGCCTCCGCCGGCTGGTTCGCCGACTCGAACGGCCAGTTCCCCTACATCAACAGCCAGGGCTGGGGGTCGTGGCTGGCGCTCGGCGCCGCGACTCTGTGGGTGGGGCGCGGCTACTTTAAAGCGTATTTCGGCCGCGCGCTGCGCGGCGACCGGGAAGGCGTGGACCAGGGCGAGCCGATGAGCGCCCGTATGGCGGTGCTCGGATTGATCGTCGGCTTTCTCATGCTCTGCGCTTTTGTCTGGTCGCAGGGCGGCTCGTGGTGGCTTCCCGTTCTGTTCCTGACGCTTTACATCTTGCTGATGACGGCGCTCTCGCGCATTCGCGCCGAAGTGGCGGTGCTGTGCAGTGAGCTCGTCTGGGTGAACCCGCAAAGCATGATCACCACGGTCCTGGGCGCGGGCAACCTCTCCAAAGTTGACCTGGCGCACACGAGTATGCTGTCCTGGTTCAATACGGACTACCGCGCCGCGCCGATGCCCCACGAACTCGAAGGCTTCGTCGGATTGAAGCGATCCGGCGGCGCGCTGCGCCCGCTCGTTCCCGTGATTCTGCTCGCCGCCGCCGTCGCGATGGTCAGCGCCCTGGTCTGGGACATGCAGATGTACTATGTGAACGGCGCCGCGACGGGAAGCGTCAACGCTTTTCATGTCAGCAAAGGCTCCGAGCCCTGGAATAACCTCCAGGGCTGGCTGCAGAACCCCAAGCCACCGGATACAGCGGCAATGGGAGGGATGGCGTTCGGGATTGCCACCACGCTTCTGCTCTCTCTGCTGCGCGCCCGGTTTGTCGGCTTCCCGCTGCACCCGGCGGCGTATGCGTTCAACATGACGTTTGCAAACGATTTCTTCTGGTGCGATATGTTCATCGCCTGGCTGGTGAAGGTTTGCCTGCTGCGCTACGGCGGCATGAAGATGTATCAGACGCTGCTGCCGCTCTTTTTGGGTTTGATCCTTGGAGATTTCGTCACGGGGTCGGTTTGGAGCATCATCGGGACCGTGCTGCATCTGAACCTCTTCCGAACATTCGCGACATAA
- a CDS encoding DUF4132 domain-containing protein, with protein sequence MTTMPHDDVLRAERLIDAHLRQTSPVNFWDVKPNDSDAGREILSLAPKAQIPCVHILMLRGRDYTKEFHDTVRLSRFLTQMLSRSLPYTAEDLVQLLRAAGTGLQAVQTGNLAPILRSVERFMKSEPLNDALKETLTDLHQSLVNNNMEAAKIKSQVGKILGISGATLPDPGEAWADAARTLALLEDDKSQAWSALFSHALTATGSKPTAKWLAELEKALKPLGAEDARMEIIAWLNLAGPTPPARLVPQSPTDIQAESEGPNGFLLQAQPTLGEGLFFRSDEKNITLLKGCAWMLAESDSREAARGLGHLAEAGFRSIPGSGPWAPRAGNAAIWALGQMPEGLGVPALTRLRTRLRDRNALKLIASSIESAAAKAGLTVDELEDISVPTGGLDASGVRHDAFGEEGAATLTLDAATGRTTLAWFGADGKPRKAVPAGAKREFAAEVKALKLAEEEVRQAIGAQAARLDRALTDERSWTLAAWRERCLTHPVLGGVVRRLIWTFDGVPASIDGDTLTDIDLKPLPELPAETVVRLWSPIESPTQDALRWRELLSERGIVQPFKQAHREIYLLTDAERATNTYSNRFAAHVLKQHQFNTLCVLRGWKNSLRLMVDDCYPPATKQIPKHNLRAEFWVEGIGDDYGVDTNETGTYLRLVTDQVRFYHLAAPDNLAHAGGGGYGMGWRAAAPLEALPLDQIPTHVLSEVMRDVDLFVGVSSLGNDPAWADGGPGGRFRNYWQDYAFGDLGATAATRKEILARLLPRLKIAGKCTLDGKFLTVQGALRAYKIHLGSGNILMEPNDQYLCIVPGRGAGAPEATQGLFLPFEGDQMLSIILSKAFLLADDAKITDPTITRQIS encoded by the coding sequence ATGACCACCATGCCCCACGATGATGTCCTTCGCGCCGAACGGCTGATTGACGCACACCTCAGACAAACATCGCCCGTCAACTTTTGGGACGTAAAGCCAAACGACAGCGACGCCGGACGAGAGATCCTCAGTCTCGCCCCGAAGGCGCAAATCCCCTGCGTTCATATTCTGATGCTCCGTGGCCGTGATTACACCAAGGAATTTCACGACACCGTACGGCTCTCCCGGTTTCTGACTCAGATGCTATCGCGCAGTTTACCGTACACGGCGGAGGACCTTGTGCAGCTGCTCCGCGCTGCGGGAACGGGACTTCAAGCGGTCCAAACGGGAAATCTCGCCCCGATTCTGCGCAGCGTCGAGCGTTTTATGAAGAGCGAGCCCTTGAACGATGCGCTGAAAGAAACGCTCACCGATCTGCATCAGTCGCTTGTGAACAACAACATGGAGGCGGCAAAGATCAAATCCCAGGTTGGGAAGATCTTGGGGATCAGCGGCGCGACGCTGCCCGACCCCGGAGAAGCGTGGGCGGACGCCGCCCGGACGCTGGCGCTATTGGAGGACGACAAGTCGCAGGCATGGTCCGCGCTGTTTTCGCACGCCCTTACCGCGACCGGGTCCAAACCTACAGCCAAATGGCTCGCGGAGCTGGAAAAGGCGTTAAAGCCGCTGGGCGCCGAAGATGCGCGTATGGAAATCATCGCCTGGCTGAACCTGGCGGGACCGACGCCGCCCGCGCGGCTCGTCCCTCAATCGCCCACAGACATCCAAGCGGAATCCGAGGGGCCGAACGGCTTTCTTCTTCAGGCGCAGCCGACGCTCGGAGAGGGATTGTTTTTCCGAAGCGACGAAAAGAATATCACACTGCTCAAAGGATGCGCCTGGATGCTGGCCGAGAGCGATTCCCGGGAAGCGGCGCGCGGGCTGGGGCATCTCGCGGAGGCGGGATTTCGCAGTATTCCGGGCAGCGGGCCGTGGGCGCCGCGCGCCGGGAATGCGGCGATCTGGGCATTGGGGCAGATGCCGGAGGGTTTGGGCGTGCCAGCGCTGACACGACTGCGCACACGGCTGCGCGATCGGAACGCTCTGAAGCTGATCGCTAGCTCCATCGAAAGCGCCGCCGCCAAGGCCGGCCTTACCGTCGATGAGCTGGAGGATATCTCCGTTCCGACCGGCGGGCTGGATGCATCGGGCGTGCGCCATGACGCATTCGGCGAGGAAGGCGCGGCGACGCTCACGCTGGACGCCGCGACGGGACGCACGACGCTTGCGTGGTTCGGCGCGGACGGCAAACCACGCAAGGCCGTTCCGGCCGGCGCCAAGCGTGAGTTCGCCGCCGAAGTGAAGGCGCTGAAGCTCGCGGAGGAGGAAGTCCGTCAGGCGATCGGCGCGCAGGCGGCGCGCCTCGACCGCGCTTTGACCGATGAGCGCTCCTGGACACTCGCCGCATGGCGCGAGCGTTGCCTCACCCACCCCGTCCTCGGCGGCGTGGTCCGGCGACTGATCTGGACGTTCGACGGCGTTCCCGCATCCATCGACGGCGACACGCTCACGGATATCGATTTGAAGCCGCTGCCGGAACTTCCCGCCGAAACGGTCGTTCGCCTCTGGAGCCCGATCGAGAGCCCAACGCAGGACGCGCTGCGCTGGCGCGAGCTTCTCAGCGAACGCGGAATCGTCCAGCCGTTCAAGCAGGCCCATCGCGAGATCTATCTGCTCACCGACGCCGAGCGCGCGACCAATACCTACTCCAATCGGTTCGCCGCGCATGTCCTCAAGCAGCATCAATTCAACACCCTGTGCGTGCTGCGCGGCTGGAAGAACTCGCTCCGGCTGATGGTGGACGACTGCTATCCGCCGGCGACAAAGCAGATTCCCAAGCACAACCTGCGCGCCGAGTTCTGGGTGGAGGGCATCGGCGATGATTACGGCGTGGACACCAACGAGACGGGAACCTACCTGCGGCTCGTCACCGATCAAGTGCGTTTCTACCACCTCGCCGCGCCGGACAATCTGGCGCACGCCGGAGGCGGAGGCTACGGAATGGGCTGGCGGGCCGCCGCCCCGCTGGAAGCGCTGCCCCTCGATCAGATCCCGACCCATGTGCTGTCCGAAGTGATGCGCGATGTCGATCTGTTCGTCGGCGTGTCCAGCCTCGGCAACGATCCCGCCTGGGCCGACGGCGGCCCCGGAGGCCGCTTCCGCAACTACTGGCAGGACTACGCCTTCGGCGACCTGGGCGCGACAGCCGCCACGCGCAAGGAAATCCTCGCCCGCCTCCTGCCGCGTCTCAAGATCGCCGGCAAATGCACGCTGGACGGCAAATTCCTGACCGTCCAGGGCGCGTTGCGCGCGTACAAGATCCACCTCGGCAGCGGCAACATCCTCATGGAGCCCAACGACCAGTACCTCTGCATCGTCCCCGGTCGCGGCGCCGGCGCCCCCGAAGCCACGCAGGGTCTCTTCCTGCCCTTCGAAGGCGATCAAATGCTCTCGATCATCCTGAGCAAAGCCTTCCTGCTCGCCGACGACGCCAAGATCACCGACCCGACGATCACCCGGCAGATTTCCTGA
- a CDS encoding multidrug effflux MFS transporter yields MTVSGAHPSTLLLGALTAMTALSIDMSLPALPQLRHLFHAGAAQAQLTLTLFLVGYAISQIFCGPLSDARGRKPVLLWGILLFTLGGIGCALSPSLPILIAFRFLQGLGAGVGPVLSRALVRDTYDRTEATVVFSHITQVMIVAPIIAPTIGGALLTHVGWPAIFVLLAIAGAALWFAVKRGIQEPDHAGLTVLTPAELLARYKLFLGNPTCVANMLIFCFAYAGLFAYVAGSPFVLMEVFGIPKAQFGVYFAITAVALLCGATLNKTLVRRQYSHAALLRLGVATVTASGALLFAASWLHWGGVAWVIVPMMGYLFGIGVTSPHAMAAAMEPYPQMAGVTSSLIGSLQTAGGGLAGALVAAFYTHTTQSLGVVVLTAVAGMLLSFAWTVTHARKSIEAVA; encoded by the coding sequence ATGACCGTTTCCGGCGCGCATCCGTCCACGCTGCTGCTCGGCGCTCTTACGGCGATGACCGCGCTTTCGATCGATATGAGCCTGCCGGCGCTGCCCCAATTGCGCCACCTCTTTCATGCCGGCGCCGCCCAAGCGCAGCTGACGCTGACGCTTTTTCTGGTGGGATATGCCATTAGCCAAATCTTCTGTGGTCCGCTGTCCGACGCGCGCGGGCGCAAGCCCGTGCTGCTCTGGGGGATCCTGCTGTTTACGCTTGGCGGGATCGGCTGCGCGCTCAGCCCGTCGCTTCCCATATTGATCGCCTTTCGGTTTTTGCAGGGATTGGGAGCGGGCGTCGGCCCGGTGCTGTCGCGTGCGCTCGTCCGTGATACGTACGACCGCACGGAGGCGACGGTCGTGTTTTCACATATCACGCAGGTCATGATCGTCGCTCCGATCATCGCGCCCACCATTGGCGGCGCGCTGCTGACTCATGTCGGCTGGCCGGCGATCTTTGTGCTGCTGGCGATCGCCGGTGCGGCGCTCTGGTTTGCAGTCAAACGCGGCATTCAGGAGCCGGATCATGCGGGGCTGACCGTGCTGACGCCCGCGGAGCTGCTCGCGCGCTACAAACTCTTCCTCGGAAACCCTACATGCGTTGCGAACATGCTGATTTTTTGTTTCGCCTACGCCGGCCTCTTCGCCTATGTCGCGGGATCGCCGTTTGTGCTGATGGAAGTCTTTGGAATCCCCAAGGCGCAGTTCGGCGTGTACTTCGCCATCACCGCCGTCGCCTTGCTGTGCGGCGCGACGCTCAACAAGACGCTGGTGCGCCGGCAATATTCGCACGCGGCGCTGCTGCGCCTGGGCGTCGCCACTGTCACGGCGAGCGGGGCGCTGCTCTTTGCCGCCTCGTGGCTGCACTGGGGCGGCGTCGCCTGGGTGATCGTCCCGATGATGGGTTACTTGTTCGGCATCGGCGTGACATCCCCGCACGCCATGGCGGCGGCGATGGAGCCATACCCGCAAATGGCGGGCGTCACCTCCTCCCTGATCGGCTCACTCCAAACCGCCGGCGGCGGCCTCGCCGGAGCTCTCGTCGCCGCGTTCTACACGCATACCACCCAGTCCCTCGGCGTGGTTGTCCTGACGGCCGTAGCCGGTATGCTGCTGTCCTTCGCTTGGACCGTGACACACGCGCGGAAGAGCATCGAGGCGGTGGCGTAG
- the rtcA gene encoding RNA 3'-terminal phosphate cyclase, producing the protein MEDIVHIDGSHGEGGGQILRTSLSLAAITGRAVEFENIRAGRAKPGLKAQHLAAVRAAAEICGAGLSGAEVGSQRLGFYPATPPRPGKYRFEIGTAGASTLVMQTVLIPLALAQSSSEVVVTGGTHALHAPAYEYLAHVYGDLIADHGLTAIFDSTAAGFFPRGGGQIRAEIAPSYLERPVDLLQRGALVSVTAYIVTSNLPATVAARGETAVIEGLRGVVRPKIVTRDAPSLGPGACLVLVARAENAVAGFSAIGERGTPMETVVANACADLRAWLTSGAACEEHLADQLVLPMALVPETSRWSVSVVTDHLRTVLHIVRQFLDVETSLEEKTDGSGVVTMRGQAYR; encoded by the coding sequence ATGGAAGACATTGTACACATCGATGGATCGCACGGCGAGGGCGGCGGGCAGATCTTGCGCACGAGCCTTTCGCTCGCGGCGATCACGGGGCGAGCGGTCGAGTTTGAGAACATCCGGGCGGGCCGCGCGAAGCCGGGTCTGAAGGCGCAGCATCTCGCCGCCGTGCGCGCGGCGGCGGAGATCTGCGGCGCGGGGCTGTCCGGGGCGGAAGTCGGATCACAGCGGCTTGGGTTTTACCCGGCGACGCCGCCGCGCCCGGGTAAGTATCGCTTCGAGATCGGGACAGCGGGGGCGTCCACGCTGGTCATGCAGACGGTCCTGATCCCGCTGGCGCTTGCTCAGTCGTCGTCCGAAGTCGTGGTGACGGGCGGGACGCACGCGCTGCACGCGCCGGCGTATGAGTATCTGGCGCATGTGTATGGAGATTTGATCGCCGATCATGGTCTGACGGCGATATTCGATTCGACGGCCGCCGGCTTCTTTCCACGTGGCGGCGGTCAGATCCGCGCGGAAATCGCGCCGTCTTATTTGGAGCGTCCGGTCGATCTCCTCCAGCGCGGCGCGCTGGTTTCCGTCACGGCGTACATCGTGACGTCGAACCTTCCCGCGACGGTCGCGGCGCGGGGCGAGACGGCGGTGATCGAAGGTCTGCGCGGCGTGGTGCGGCCGAAGATCGTCACGCGCGATGCGCCGTCCCTGGGGCCGGGCGCCTGCCTTGTATTAGTCGCCCGCGCCGAAAACGCCGTCGCGGGATTCTCCGCCATCGGCGAACGCGGGACGCCGATGGAGACCGTCGTGGCGAACGCCTGCGCGGACCTGCGCGCCTGGCTGACGTCCGGCGCCGCCTGCGAGGAGCACCTCGCCGACCAGCTCGTCCTGCCCATGGCCCTCGTCCCCGAAACAAGCCGCTGGAGCGTCTCCGTGGTGACGGACCATCTGCGAACGGTGCTGCATATCGTCCGGCAGTTTCTGGATGTGGAGACGTCGCTGGAGGAAAAGACGGACGGTTCGGGAGTGGTGACGATGCGTGGGCAAGCCTATCGCTAG
- a CDS encoding DUF2314 domain-containing protein produces the protein MPQPTITLPIPETVPTGFMIFCRFTSAPPTDADVSQMARMWALENADPPLREMIGAFIDPTLMVIHVAETSQVPIEILRACAPSLAEDQRGEIDSATHFITVRASDHLPGPRLGLWAAVAATMACAERYGARVVLDADTCAAFPLKNPFRELHMQMTPRVASFVVCPYSMSDSGAATMTTRGMARFGLPDLLLGDIPPIDMQALAMTVVGLCQVLVTMVGDVHRGDDSPAPFIPSILETVVTASYLKMSRSREMDTPPANKNAEARVRLEHRPRPGYPLERYFTLLPPEGYSGEYGAWLHSLVSTFFQIEDTMHEVFHGDGMEQAHRRAIAELPAVKQRYLSGALGPWRFGVKYGFPVGDPRDDNHEYMWVFVREWVGGRIAGELVNTPQMRTDLRAGQRIDLTETDVFDWIIVGPNGPQEGGYTDRDFTSSSATLDASSAVTKSESSDECPSYVLRRSDPEFRARVEATGRAEVRNEYEQFLLKTAGLPYRCFVKTAPWLVGGAVIWKWSAIAGMAALIIGVWQGWRAVQILRGHNRLKHSYQEVSEFGEYNIAMPFVFESSINPDTGVINFPSVFMLFQNDDSDPTIIHDQIAECLSKPMQNLSSDALEISTLSRRIRQKRAMIGRRTRIPDAWVGGKTVYVVDMTTTTAFVESEAFPHLYVPCLSTPGDKGAVATISKNVVVKALET, from the coding sequence TTGCCGCAACCCACCATCACTCTCCCCATTCCTGAGACTGTTCCCACAGGTTTCATGATCTTCTGTCGATTTACCAGCGCTCCTCCCACGGACGCGGACGTGTCACAAATGGCGCGAATGTGGGCGCTGGAGAACGCCGATCCGCCATTGCGAGAGATGATCGGCGCTTTTATTGACCCAACGTTGATGGTGATCCATGTCGCGGAGACGAGCCAGGTCCCGATAGAGATTCTGCGCGCCTGCGCCCCGTCGCTTGCGGAAGACCAGCGCGGCGAGATCGACTCCGCAACTCATTTCATTACGGTGCGTGCGAGCGACCATCTGCCGGGGCCGCGTTTGGGGCTGTGGGCAGCAGTCGCGGCGACGATGGCGTGCGCGGAGCGCTACGGAGCGCGAGTCGTGCTGGACGCCGACACCTGCGCCGCCTTTCCGCTCAAAAATCCATTCCGCGAGCTTCACATGCAGATGACGCCGCGTGTGGCGAGCTTTGTCGTTTGTCCCTACTCAATGAGTGACAGCGGCGCTGCGACCATGACGACACGAGGCATGGCGCGTTTCGGTCTGCCGGATTTGCTGCTCGGCGACATTCCTCCGATCGACATGCAGGCGCTCGCGATGACTGTGGTTGGCCTCTGTCAGGTCCTAGTCACTATGGTTGGCGATGTACATCGCGGCGATGACAGCCCGGCGCCTTTCATCCCCTCCATCCTTGAAACCGTTGTGACGGCGTCTTATTTGAAGATGTCTCGTTCCCGCGAAATGGATACGCCGCCGGCCAACAAGAACGCCGAGGCTCGAGTGCGACTGGAGCACCGGCCGCGCCCTGGATACCCATTGGAACGATACTTCACGCTGCTGCCGCCGGAAGGCTACTCCGGTGAATATGGCGCATGGCTGCATTCCCTCGTCAGCACATTCTTTCAGATCGAAGACACGATGCACGAGGTCTTCCACGGCGACGGCATGGAGCAGGCGCACCGGCGGGCCATCGCGGAACTGCCCGCCGTAAAGCAGCGCTATCTGAGCGGCGCCCTCGGTCCGTGGCGGTTCGGCGTAAAATACGGCTTTCCCGTTGGTGATCCCCGTGACGACAATCATGAATACATGTGGGTTTTTGTCCGCGAGTGGGTGGGGGGCCGCATCGCCGGGGAACTCGTGAATACCCCTCAGATGCGCACCGATCTCCGAGCAGGGCAGCGGATCGACCTGACCGAGACCGACGTCTTCGACTGGATTATCGTCGGGCCGAACGGGCCACAGGAAGGCGGATACACGGATCGTGACTTTACCTCATCCTCTGCTACGCTTGACGCGAGTTCCGCAGTAACAAAGTCTGAGTCTTCGGATGAGTGTCCCTCTTATGTCCTGCGACGTTCCGATCCGGAATTTCGTGCGCGAGTAGAGGCGACTGGCCGTGCGGAAGTGCGGAATGAATACGAACAATTTCTGCTGAAAACCGCTGGATTACCTTATCGGTGTTTCGTCAAAACGGCGCCCTGGCTTGTCGGCGGCGCAGTGATTTGGAAGTGGTCAGCTATCGCGGGAATGGCGGCGCTGATTATTGGAGTATGGCAAGGCTGGCGGGCGGTACAGATACTGCGTGGGCATAATCGGCTAAAACATAGTTACCAGGAAGTTTCGGAATTTGGCGAATATAACATCGCCATGCCATTTGTATTCGAATCGAGTATTAATCCTGACACTGGAGTAATCAATTTTCCTAGCGTGTTCATGCTTTTTCAAAACGATGATTCCGATCCGACGATCATTCATGACCAAATTGCGGAATGTCTTTCGAAGCCTATGCAAAACTTGAGTTCCGATGCGTTAGAAATTTCGACATTATCTCGGAGAATAAGGCAGAAACGCGCCATGATAGGCCGTCGCACACGCATCCCAGACGCATGGGTAGGCGGAAAGACGGTATATGTGGTCGACATGACCACAACCACTGCTTTCGTTGAGAGTGAAGCCTTCCCACATTTGTACGTTCCGTGCCTTTCGACACCAGGAGATAAGGGCGCCGTGGCGACGATATCCAAGAATGTGGTCGTCAAAGCGCTGGAGACATGA
- a CDS encoding DUF1559 domain-containing protein, with protein sequence MNSRNFRSWNRQGFTLIELLVVIAIIAILAAILFPVFAQAREKAREVTCTSNMRQIGLAVRMYVQDNDETYPIFQAYNSGVGAPSHLGVEVELEPYTKSTNVFLCPDDSGDPFTGGKNYVTVYGSSYRFDRACFSAIPGVSLQNDAPIDLTTPGHREGVVTDAMFESTAETRIMRDEMMPWFAPQVDTTDKYGYADPAQLYYKQWHPRGGGLIFADGHAKFTTSETTFLNYNETPDGAKFPACWTACD encoded by the coding sequence ATGAATAGCCGAAATTTCCGCTCCTGGAATCGCCAGGGGTTTACTTTGATTGAGCTCCTCGTCGTCATAGCCATCATAGCGATTCTCGCGGCCATTCTCTTCCCCGTCTTCGCACAGGCGCGGGAAAAGGCGCGCGAAGTCACGTGCACCTCGAATATGCGCCAGATCGGCCTCGCCGTGCGTATGTACGTGCAGGACAACGATGAGACATATCCCATCTTCCAGGCTTATAACTCGGGCGTCGGCGCGCCGTCCCATCTGGGCGTTGAGGTCGAGCTGGAGCCTTACACGAAAAGCACGAACGTCTTTCTTTGTCCCGATGACTCCGGAGACCCGTTCACCGGCGGCAAGAACTACGTGACCGTCTATGGCTCATCCTATCGGTTCGACCGCGCGTGTTTCTCGGCGATCCCCGGAGTATCGCTGCAAAACGACGCCCCCATCGATCTCACCACTCCCGGCCATCGTGAGGGCGTCGTGACCGACGCCATGTTCGAATCGACCGCCGAAACGCGCATTATGCGCGATGAGATGATGCCCTGGTTCGCGCCGCAAGTCGACACGACCGACAAGTACGGCTACGCCGATCCGGCGCAGCTGTATTATAAGCAGTGGCATCCGCGCGGCGGCGGCTTGATCTTTGCCGACGGGCATGCGAAGTTTACGACCTCGGAGACGACGTTCCTGAACTATAACGAAACGCCCGACGGCGCGAAGTTCCCGGCCTGCTGGACCGCCTGTGACTAA
- a CDS encoding DUF475 domain-containing protein, which produces MVLQDLATIGMLVLLEALLSADNALVLAIIARRLPDKRMQSRALTVGVALSFLMRMVGLLVASTIIHLWYLRAAGAVYLLFLCVGHFVKSKNPQKPQTTEAAPASAALGKAAFRSVVLALALTDAAFAIDSILVAVAMTDKLLVIYIGVGIGIIALRFVSGLFLKLLERYPALDHAAYALVGWAGVRLLSEALDVFGDAVYHQDWNFGLPDWAFWSGMAAIIVLGTAYAVRRQRYPGILR; this is translated from the coding sequence TTGGTTCTTCAAGATTTGGCGACGATCGGGATGCTGGTGCTGCTGGAGGCGCTGCTGTCGGCGGACAACGCGCTGGTGCTGGCGATTATCGCCAGGCGCCTTCCAGATAAGAGGATGCAGTCGCGGGCGCTGACAGTCGGCGTCGCCCTGTCTTTTCTCATGCGCATGGTGGGACTTTTGGTCGCCTCGACCATCATCCATCTCTGGTATCTGCGCGCGGCGGGCGCCGTTTATCTGCTCTTTCTTTGCGTCGGCCACTTCGTCAAGTCGAAGAACCCTCAAAAACCACAGACCACTGAGGCAGCGCCCGCCTCCGCCGCGCTCGGCAAAGCCGCGTTCCGCAGCGTCGTCCTCGCCCTCGCGCTCACCGACGCCGCCTTCGCGATCGATTCGATTTTAGTCGCCGTCGCCATGACAGACAAACTTCTGGTCATCTACATCGGCGTCGGAATCGGCATCATCGCCCTGCGCTTCGTCTCCGGTCTCTTCTTGAAACTCCTGGAGCGCTACCCCGCCCTCGACCACGCCGCTTACGCCCTGGTCGGCTGGGCCGGCGTCCGCCTCCTGTCCGAAGCGCTCGACGTCTTCGGCGACGCCGTGTACCACCAAGACTGGAACTTCGGCCTCCCCGACTGGGCCTTCTGGTCCGGCATGGCCGCGATTATCGTGCTTGGGACTGCGTACGCCGTGCGGCGTCAACGCTACCCTGGGATTTTAAGGTGA